Part of the Vagococcus jeotgali genome, GCAATTGGTGAGGACATTCAAGCTAGTATTTTAGTTACTTTAATGGCAAAAGAGATGGGAGTACCTCATATTGTAGCTAAGGCACAAAATGAATATCATGCTAGAGTATTAGAAAAAGTGGGTGCAGATATAGTTGTTCATCCAGAACGTGATATGGGAATTAGGTTAGGTCATAAGCTGACTTCAAACAATATGTTGGACTTTATAGAATTATCAGAAGATTATTCATTAGCCGAGATTCAGGTGAGTTATCGTAAATTTTTTAATAAAACTATTGAAGAGATTAATTTTAGAAAACATTATAATGTGACGATTGTAGCTATTAGGCGTGGAAAAAATGATTTAATTGTCTCTCCTCCACCTAATCAAATTATTCTAGAAGATGATGTCTTATTGGTTGTTGGGCATAATGATAATGTCGATTATTTAGATGAAAAAATGAAATAGTAGGCAAAAAAATTTTCATTTTAATGGAATGT contains:
- a CDS encoding potassium channel family protein; protein product: MRKTFAIIGLGRFGGSVCKELIESDQEVLAIDNCEDRVNKYMNIATHTVLANAQDESTLRSLGLRNFDYVIVAIGEDIQASILVTLMAKEMGVPHIVAKAQNEYHARVLEKVGADIVVHPERDMGIRLGHKLTSNNMLDFIELSEDYSLAEIQVSYRKFFNKTIEEINFRKHYNVTIVAIRRGKNDLIVSPPPNQIILEDDVLLVVGHNDNVDYLDEKMK